A single region of the Musa acuminata AAA Group cultivar baxijiao chromosome BXJ1-11, Cavendish_Baxijiao_AAA, whole genome shotgun sequence genome encodes:
- the LOC135581031 gene encoding pentatricopeptide repeat-containing protein At5g01110-like: MKPSIQIKAVTTATSSTPTRLSSLFSSSPPITQPAPASPCRRLPPPTFMSRLYCSICASPCPSPARLRTSPERPPPAPSLLEPPLSLQLRRLRREPGLRLPAETLGTMIHYFVRNRRIAEAQALVLRLVRRRSASRAEVVAALATSYDCCEGPGSAVFDLLIRTYVQARKPREAAEAFRLLKARGLFVSVNACNLLLAGLVRMDWVDMARDIYGEIVEMGVHPNIYTLNIMVNAFCKDRRFDQVNSFLLEMAKRGIFPDVVTHNTLIDAHCRAGHLEESLQLLNSMGDNGLKPDVVTYNAVLNGFCKNGLYDKAKELLGEMLDAGLVPNASTFNIFLSGFCKIGNTSEAMRIYDKMVGSGLVPDIVSFSSVIDLFSKKGDMNRALAYFGDMKTIGLVPDNVIYTMLISGFCRIGLITEALKMRDEMVDHGCLPDIVTYNTILNGICKEQRLSDADKLFHEMVERGISPDFCTFTTLIDGYCKGGLVEKALRLFDKMLESNLKPDIVTYNSLIDGCCKEGNMERVNELWDDTCRRGMLPNHITYSILIDNHCSKGQVEEAFRFLDEMVENRIAPNVVTYNSIIKGYCRSGNAKKAEKFLEKMIDDSVIPDIITYNTLIYGFVKEEKMHKALHLINKMENKGVPPDVISYNVILSAFCEQGEMQEADSVFKRMVSRGVQPDGSTYTTLINGHVAVDNLKEAFRLHDEMLQRGFVPDDKF, encoded by the coding sequence atgAAGCCCTCGATCCAAATCAAAGCCGTCACTACCGCCACCTCCTCCACTCCGACGCGTCTATcctccctcttctcttcctcaCCACCAATTACGCAGCCGGCCCCCGCTTCGCCATGTCGCCGCCTCCCTCCGCCCACCTTCATGTCCCGCCTCTACTGCTCCATCTGCGCGAGCCCTTGTCCGAGCCCGGCTCGCCTGCGAACATCTCCCGAACGGCCTCCGCCCGCACCTTCGCTCCTGGAGCCTCCTCTCTCGCTTCAGCTCCGCCGGCTTCGTCGCGAGCCCGGCCTCAGGCTTCCCGCCGAGACCCTCGGCACCATGATCCACTACTTCGTCCGCAATCGCCGCATCGCCGAGGCCCAGGCCCTCGTCCTCCGGCTGGTCCGCCGGCGTAGTGCCTCCCGTGCGGAGGTCGTCGCTGCGCTGGCCACCAGCTACGACTGCTGCGAGGGCCCCGGCTCGGCCGTGTTCGACCTCTTGATCCGCACCTACGTGCAGGCGAGGAAGCCGAGGGAGGCAGCGGAGGCGTTCCGCTTGTTGAAGGCCCGGGGCCTCTTTGTCTCCGTCAACGCCTGCAATTTGCTCCTTGCTGGATTGGTCCGGATGGATTGGGTCGACATGGCGAGGGACATCTATGGTGAGATCGTCGAAATGGGGGTCCATCCGAATATCTACACTTTGAACATCATGGTGAATGCCTTCTGCAAGGATAGAAGGTTTGACCAGGTAAATTCGTTCTTGTTGGAGATGGCAAAAAGAGGGATTTTTCCTGATGTTGTAACGCATAATACTTTAATTGATGCACACTGCCGCGCTGGGCATTTGGAAGAATCATTGCAATTGCTGAACTCGATGGGCGACAATGGACTAAAGCCTGATGTCGTGACTTATAATGCTGTTCTGAATGGGTTTTGCAAGAATGGTCTATATGACAAAGCAAAAGAATTGCTGGGGGAAATGTTGGATGCTGGTTTGGTGCCGAATGCTTCTACATTCAACATTTTTCTCAGTGGGTTTTGTAAGATTGGTAACACAAGCGAAGCCATGAGGATTTATGATAAGATGGTCGGTAGTGGACTTGTTCCTGATATAGTAAGCTTTAGCTCTGTGATAGACTTGTTTTCGAAGAAAGGTGATATGAATCGAGCACTTGCATATTTTGGGGACATGAAGACCATTGGCTTGGTTCCAGACAATGTTATCTACACTATGCTTATCAGTGGATTTTGTCGGATTGGTTTGATAACGGAAGCTCTGAAGATGCGTGATGAGATGGTAGATCATGGTTGTTTGCCAGATATTGTCACCTACAATACAATCTTGAATGGCATATGTAAAGAACAAAGGTTGTCGGATGCTGATAAACTTTTTCATGAGATGGTAGAAAGAGGAATTTCCCCTGACTTTTGCACTTTCACTACTCTCATTGATGGATACTGTAAGGGTGGTttagtggagaaagctttaagaCTGTTTGATAAAATGCTAGAAAGCAATTTGAAACCAGACATTGTTACTTACAATAGTTTGATTGATGGTTGTTGCAAAGAAGGGAATATGGAAAGAGTAAATGAGTTGTGGGACGACACGTGTCGAAGGGGAATGCTTCCTAATCACATTACCTACAGCATTTTAATAGACAACCACTGTAGTAAAGGACAGGTGGAAGAAGCCTTTAGGTTCCTGGATGAAATGGTAGAAAATAGAATTGCACCTAATGTTGTGACATATAATTCGATTATTAAAGGTTATTGTCGGTCTGGCAATGCAAAAAAAGCTGAAAAGTTCTTAGAAAAGATGATTGATGATAGTGTCATTCCTGATATAATTACGTACAACACTCTCATTTATGGATTTGTCAAAGAAGAGAAGATGCATAAGGCTCTTCATTTGATCAATAAGATGGAGAACAAAGGGGTGCCACCTGATGTTATCTCATATAATGTAATTTTGAGTGCATTTTGTGAACAAGGGGAGATGCAAGAGGCTGATTCTGTATTTAAAAGAATGGTCAGCAGAGGAGTCCAACCTGATGGATCTACATATACAACCTTGATAAATGGTCATGTTGCAGTTGACAACTTGAAAGAGGCATTTCGTCtccatgatgaaatgctacagagAGGTTTTGTGCCTGATGATAAATTTTAG
- the LOC135597221 gene encoding NADH dehydrogenase [ubiquinone] flavoprotein 1, mitochondrial-like: protein MSAIGSGSAPIKNLCLLYRTELVHHFSGWRLSSASRSLSTQAATTGNTPQPPPPPPPPEKTHFGGLKDEDRIFTNLYGLHDPLLKGAMKRGDWYRTKDLVIKGSDWIVNEIKKSGLRGRGGAGFPSGLKWSFMPKVSDGRPSYLVVNADESEPGTCKDREIMRHDPHKLLEGCLIAGVGMKATAAYIYIRGEYVNERLTLEKARKEAYQAGLLGRNACGSGYDFDVHIHYGAGAYICGEETALLESLEGKQGKPRLKPPFPANAGLYGCPTTVTNVETVAVSPTILRRGPEWFASFGRKNNSGTKLFCISGHVNKPCTVEEEMSIPLKELLERHCGGVRGGWDNLLAVIPGGSSVPLLPKHICDDVLMDYDALKAVQSGLGTAAVIVMDKSTDVVDAIARLSYFYKHESCGQCTPCREGTGWLWMIMEKLKVGNAMLEEIDMLQEVTKQIEGHTICALGDAAAWPVQGLIRHFRPELERRIKERAQKELLEAAAA from the exons ATGTCGGCAATTGGAAGTGGATCC GCACCCATCAAGAACCTTTGTTTGCTATATAGGACTGAACTGGTTCATCATTTCAGTGGCTGGAGGTTAAGTTCTGCTTCTAGGTCATTAAGCACCCAAGCTGCAACAACAGGAAATACACCTCAGcccccaccaccacctccacctccagAAAAGACTCATTTTGGTGGTTTGAAGGATGAAGATCGCATTTTTACCAACCTTTATGGTTTGCATGATCCTTTGCTCAAAGGTGCCATGAAGCGGGGTGACTGGTATAGAACCAAGGATTTGGTAATTAAGGGTAGTGACTGGATTGTTAATGAAATCAAGAAATCTGGTCTACGAGGTCGTGGAGGAGCTGGTTTTCCATCTGGCCTTAAGTGGTCTTTCATGCCGAAGGTATCTGATGGCCGCCCTTCTTATCTTGTCGTCAATGCTGATGAAAGTGAACCCGGTACATGTAAGGACAGAGAAATCATGCGCCATGATCCTCATAAACTGCTTGAAGGGTGTTTGATTGCTGGAGTTGGTATGAAGGCAACAGCTGCTTACATATACATTAGAGGGGAGTACGTAAATGAGCGATTGACTTTGGAGAAAGCTAGAAAAGAAGCATATCAAGCCGGATTGTTGGGAAGGAATGCTTGTGGATCAGGTTATGATTTTGATGTGCATATACACTATGGTGCCGGTGCTTACATCTGCGGTGAAGAGACAGCATTGTTGGAGAGCCTTGAAGGGAAACAAGGGAAACCAAGACTGAAGCCTCCTTTCCCAGCTAATGCCGGATTATATGGCTGCCCAACAACTGTAACAAATGTGGAGACTGTGGCTGTATCTCCCACAATTTTGCGGCGAGGGCCTGAATGGTTTGCAAGCTTTGGCCGGAAAAATAATTCTGGTACAAAACTATTCTGTATTTCTGGTCATGTGAATAAACCTTGCACGGTGGAGGAGGAGATGAGCATCCCATTGAAGGAATTGCTCGAGAGGCATTGTGGTGGTGTTAGAGGAGGTTGGGACAACCTTTTGGCAGTCATCCCAGGAGGTTCCTCTGTTCCTCTCCTTCCCAAGCACATTTGTGATGATGTCCTGATGGATTATGATGCTCTCAAAGCTGTTCAGTCTGGACTGGGTACGGCAGCCGTGATCGTGATGGACAAGTCCACAGATGTTGTGGATGCAATAGCAAGGCTGTCTTACTTCTACAAGCATGAAAGCTGTGGTCAGTGCACACCTTGCAGGGAGGGGACTGGATGGCTGTGGATGATTATGGAGAAGTTGAAGGTGGGGAATGCCATGCTGGAGGAGATTGATATGCTTCAGGAAGTCACAAAGCAGATTGAAGGGCACACTATATGTGCTCTGGGTGATGCTGCTGCATGGCCCGTGCAGGGGCTTATCAGGCATTTTAGGCCAGAACTAGAAAGGAGGATCAAGGAGAGAGCGCAGAAAGAGCTCTTGGAGGCTGCAGCTGCTTGA